From the genome of candidate division TA06 bacterium:
TTGAGGCCGGGGCCGGGAATACCGAGGTCACGGGAGAACTCCGGGCAGTCATTCGATTCAGCTCTGTCACAAAGGACAATGCGAGGGAAGCGATAAGACAGGCGGCCAGGACGGGTGAGGATATGGCTGAGGTCTTTGGGCGTGTTTGCAGACCCAGGCCACACAAATATGTCGGCTATGTGCGGGGGAACGAAACGGCGATTTCTCTTCAGAAGGCTAAACTGGAAGCCCATGTAAAGGCCGGGGCCGCGGCGTGCGAGTCAGTTAACATCGTGGTAGATGAGCTTGTCAAGGTTTTCTCCGATGCGGGGGAACCGAAAGGGTACTACGAGACAATTTTGAACTCTTTGCTCCCCGGCGTTTTCTTCCAGGCATTCTCACCGTATGCGGTTAGGGCAGACCTCAGCGATAGGCCGGCACTCCGGGAATTGCTTGAGTATCTTGAGGGAAAACGGGAAACCGTTGATGGCGTACTCGTAGAACGCCTGGAAATCCTTGCAAGCGATCGTTGTGCTCAGGGGCTTCTCGTTAGCAGATTCAAGGCTCTGGGGAAGCGCGTCGTGTTTGTTGACGGTGTAACTATTGCTGGAATTGGAACGTGGTCTTAGACGTGAAGCGCGAGAGCAAACCGTTAGGGCCATTGATGCGGTGCATAACATGGAGGCCGCGCTCGGGAGTCCCGCTGCGGTCTCGGTCGGGAAGGACTTGACGGAATTCATGAAGGAAGGAGGTGCGCAATGGGAGACAAAGGCAAGAAGGATAAGGACAAGAGTCTGAAACAGAAGATAAGAAAACAGGACAAAGAGGCAGAAAAGAAGCAGGACAAGCAACCGAGCGAAACCCCTAGACAGAAAACATAGAACTGCTCAGTGCCAGGCTTTATCCTCCGAATACTCGAAGGATCTTCGTCACTTTTGCATTTCAGCCAGGGGCCCTCGTCTGCCCTAGCTCTCACAAGGGCTTCCAGCAACCAGAACAGTAAGTCTGGCACGGATTTCGCCAATTCTGTTTACATTTTGCCGTGGTAGTCGGCGGCGTCTTTGTCCCCAAGCCTGTCCAAAACGCAATGAGACAGAGCCTGTCTCCGCGCTTTGGTTAGTCTTTGTAGGGGCGCGGTCGCCGCGCCCTCTTGGTTTGGGGGAGCGGGAATCAATCTGTGGGTTGGGGCGGGCGTGAGGTGCTGATTGTTCCGGTTATTCCGTGGTCTCAACCAACCTGAGCCCGCGTTTCAGATCGTTGTGCCACCAATGTGGGATCTTCCCATCATACTGAAGTCTTCCCACTACTATCCCTGGTGCAATGCCGATCCTCTTGGCAAATGTCATAATACTGTTCTTGCTGAAGCGTTCCTGTGAAACGAAAGCCAAGTAGTCGCGCTCAGGAACGAGTGCGTTGGCCGCGAAGCTATCTGCCTTACTCTCCATACCACCTTGCATTCCTTTTGCTTCATCAAGGAAGACCTTCTTCTTGCCATGAAGAAGGACATGTGCTGCCTCATGGTAGAAGCTGAACCACAAGTGGTCATCAAGCTTATGACGAAGACTCAACAATATGAGCGCCTTGTCCTTCGTTAACCAACGCGCAGCTCCGCTTAGGTGCGTCCCAGGGAATTCAGAAACAAATACGAGGGCGACCCCTGCCTTGCGGCACAGTTCCTTCATTTTGGGACCGAAAACCTTTGCCGGCTGGGAAGTCAGTGTCCTTATTTCTTCTAATGCACTATTGAACTTCACCCTACTAAAAGGGCGGGTGTCAATATGCTCGGCGTGAATCTTGCCAATTCTCAACCAGACAGCCACGGATTCTGGAGCGCTCTTAAATGAAGGTGAATGCCTATAAGCAGTGGACTCCTGTACAAGCTGCTTCTGTCGTTCTTCCCATGCCTGAACGGAGCCTACGCCGAGGAAATTGAGCAAAGCCTCGACAGCACCCACCTGGCTAGGTGGTTCCTCAATTATCCCTCTCTTGACGAGTTCCGTAAGCGGAAAACTCTTTGCCCATGTCACCTGTTTTTCGAGCCTTTTCCGTGCGGATACTCGAGCCATATGGAGGTGGTAAAAGGTGTTAAGGTTGCTCCACACTGCCGCCGAGACACCAAGTACCCGCTCAAACTGTATGGCCGTCTCTGGGGTAACAGGGGCCTTACCATTGATTATCTGGCTTACCGTTTTTTGCGAAAGCCCGCACCGCTTCGCAAAGGAGATCTTCTTCATCCCCCGTGCCTCGAGTGTCTCCTCGAGGATTTCGCCCGGATGGACCGCATAGTCAGGTTCAAACTTGTATCCTGCCTTGTTAGCCATCAGTGATAGTCCTCCACGCCTAAAATGGTTATTGCAGTGACTTTTTTCAAATCGATACCCTTCTCTTTCCTTTGGGGTATCGGATGGTGCGCTGGTCTAAAAACAAGCCTCTTCGGATGCTGTAGGTCTACTGCGAAAGTTCCCTTTCTTCTGCCCACGAGCTCATGCCTTCTTTCTGGTGGAAGATGACATACATCTTCCAGATTTGGTGCAGCATTTAGAATCATCATACGCCTTTTTATGACCTGCGCCATGCGTTTGCCGTAATTCTTCTGCAATTTCCCTTCGGAATTGAATATCTTACTCAGCTTCTTATTCTTGAAGTCGATATTCATAATATAATATCTTTACCTAATAAGTAAAGACTTTTTTCTGGAAAGTTCGATTTTCTTTGAAAGGCAACTCTTCTTGTTTAGTCGGCCCCATTCCTTCGGTGCCGTTTGTGTTCCAGGTCTCGGCAGGTTTTGTATTTATGTTGCAGTTTCTTATCCCAATGTCCCGGTTCTGCTTGCGGCAACACATGGATACTCGCTTGGTAAGTCAATTTGCGTGGAACATAGACCCTCACTTCCAGCACGCAGTTGGAAGAATAGCAGCCAGTTGGTGTGATGTCAATGTCTGATCGCCGTCGCTGTTCTGCTCCCGGTCATGGACAGACTTGATTGAACCGATGTGGCTCAAATCCTACGAGGTCCAGCTTACGGGAGAACCATGGAGACAGGCCTCGTGTATCTCGCTTCGCGAGAAACGGGGGGGGCCGTGAAACGCCCTAGGCAGGCATAAACTCATAAACTTTTGGTTCAAAGTGTCGAAGGGTAAGGTCCGGCCCGATCGACTGGATTGCTTCGTCGCCGGTGGCTTCTCCTCCCTCGGCTAACGCCGACGAAGGACCAAATATGTCTCATCCCGCCTGCGGCGGGCTGGACCTATTTGGCTCGCAATGACATTTTTGTTCTTTTGTTGCTCTGGTTGGAACAAGGACAACTGAAAAGCAGATTCTTCGCTTTCGCTCCCCGTGTATCTCGCTTCACGAGAAACGGGGCAGGCAGAATGGCCCGTCCTCGTTCAACCCGAACAAGAAAATCAATCTCGTGGAAATCTGTGTTAATCTGTGGTTCCAAGGTTTTGGGCAAGATAGGTACGCTATTGCGAAACTCGTTGCACTACGCGCCCTTTTATCGTAGAATATCCCTCAACATAGCACCGATAACCAGAGACTTGAAACGACAATCTTAAATCTAAAATCTGCAATCTTAAATGTAGAGGCCGATGTAGCTCAGTGGTAGAGCAACGCATTCGTAATGCCATTCAGGGCGATTCTTGGAAATGCTTAACGGGCACAGAGTTACGGTAACTCCGTATCGTTCCAGACACTTTCACGGATTACACTATTTACATTACTCACACCATTTGCTACCATGTTTGACAGCAAGTTGGCACAAATCTGGCACAACTCTTTTGGGCATCGGAAGTGTCAAAATGTCAAGCACCGTCCCCAAGTCATTATGCCACAAAAGCACTTCTCATAGGCTGAGGGGAATGCACAATCTTCGCGGGTGTCGGGCTGAAGTGGCTTAGAGGGATATGAGGGTACTCAGGCAACATCTAGTTGGGTTTGGACTACTGGCACTGGCCATTGGCGCGAGTGGATACAGACAATCCCAGGATGCTCAGGGATCTGAGACGTCTGTCAATCAGGACATAGTACCTTTGGTGTGCTGTGTCAGTGTGAATGTCCCATCGCCGGAGATTGCGCTGAAGGTCAAATCATACATGGAAGACATAGGCGAGTTCAGTCCATTGAGCGTTGCGGGAGTTGGAGTTGGTTCTCAGGTTCTTCCGTTCTCCGAGGGGCTTTTCCAGGATCTGACGGACATGAACCTTGAGCCAAGAAAGACATGTTTCTACCTATCAGAGAGGCATGTGCTTGGGAAAGACGTGAGGTCTATATACCTCGGGTCCACGGGAGAGAGGGAAGCAGCAAGACCTGTCGCGGTTAGACCGTGGATGCAAGGTGTACCCCCTGACACCGGCGCCGGCAAGCTGTTTCTGCTGGACAGCGGTCTGAGCAGGGTCCTTCAGGTCTCCTGCCCTGGAGACCCGAGTATATCCAACAACGGCGAGTATATAGGCATCTTCGTGGAAGAGAACCAGGGTGAGGGCAGGTGGGACATCTACAACCGCTCCGGTGCGATTACGGCGCAGGTAGAAGTCGCACCTTTCGGTGACGGGAACCCGGACAGGATTATCCTATCTAACGCAGGCTACTGCGCGACAATCCCGACAAATGCCCCATTTGAGGGGCCAAGGGTCGATTTCTACGGACCAGAAGGTGAGCTTATCGCACAAGAAATACGTAGTGACTGGTCCGGTGGATATGCATCAGGTTGCTTCAGCGACGACGGTAGGTATCTCCTTCTCGTAGCGTTGTACCACAGCGAAGGTGGTCTTCGTAGTGAGGTATCCCTATACAGTAACGCGGGAGAACGAGTGTGGACATTTGTCCCCGATGAGCCAGTTGGCCTGTGTTCCGCAGCTTCAATATCTAGGAAGGGCAAAAAGGCCATCGTCTCTTTTGACGAGGATACAGTTAATTCATCCAAGGCTGTTACATATCTGCTGGGCAAATACGGAGACTGCATCAACAAGGTGCTTGGCTTTGCGGCAAGACGCGTTCGGTTCGGTGGTTCGGAGGAATATGTCTTGCTGTGCGAACGCTCGAAGATGATGGTCCTCTGGACGTTCATAGGTAGAACGATATTTGAGCACGGTGATCCAGCCATTGGGGATGCTGACTTCGCAGGCTCCGGCAAACGCGTTTCAGTGATAGAGGGCAAGTCGGTAGTTCTCTATGACACTGAAGGTAGCAAGCTATGGAGCACTCGTCTCCCTGATGTCGCCACGGCATCACGGCCGAAGATAGGCATATCGAACGACGGCAGGGAGATATCGCTGGCGGTGGGAAATGTGTTTCAGGTCTACAGGCAGTGGTCTAAGTGGGAAAAGGCTGACTTGGAGACCAGACGTCTACCACCTGATTCGTTCCCGGAACTTCCTCAACATATCCGTGAATATCTGAAGGACCATGGCTATACGATTCCTCAGGCATACAGACCTTCGCGGCCTCACAACGTGATCTCGGGTGAATTCAGAGAAAAGGGGATTACTGACTTCGCTGTTCTGGCATCCAAGAATAGATCATCATGTATCATGATCTTTTGGGGAGGGTCTGTCGAGAACATCTCCAGAATCAGGGAGGCGAAAGACAGGACCATCCTCCAGGGCATAGGCAGGGGCAAGATTGGTTTTTCGCGCGCCATAATGGTCGCGAAAGGGGTTTCCGTTCAGAAGGCGTGCAGAATATACGGGGAGGCTGAGTCACACGAGATTAAGCACGACGGAATTGAGGACTATTTTCTCGGGAAAGCCTCAATAATCCACTGTCTCGTTGACGGCGAATGGATTGGGGTGCTGGGAGCCGACTGAACATCGAAAGAAACAGGGCGGCATTCGTGGCTCCTCGTGAAGCGAGAATTGGGCTTGGTGAATGAAAGATTAGGGACGGTGCATGGCTTTCTGACAAAGGCGCTCTTTTTCGGTTGCGAGGGACGAGACGGAGACCGGCGTGAACTTTTGAAGAACGATACGACAGCGAAAATGTCAAAATGTCAAGCACCGTCCCCAATCCCCCTTGCGTCATCCCCTCAAAAAAAGCCGTCACAGCCTTCTCGTCTCTTCCCTCACCTACCCATACGACCCGCCCTGTCAGATAATCCAGCACCACCGTGAGATAGTCATGCCCCTTTCTACGCGATATCTCGTCGATGGCCAGAATACTAAGACCGCCATAGTCTGTGTCCCCAAACTCCTCCTCCAAAGCCTCCTTGTCAATCTTTTTCACAGTCTTCCAATCAAGGCCAACATGCTCAGCCACCTCCTTCACAGTCATTCTCTTGCACAGATCCTTGATGTAGTTAGCCAGTCGCTTAGTGACTCGCCCCCATGGACGCACGAACTCCAGATCCTCAACCCGAACCCCGCAAGATGCGCAGTAGACCTTCCGCAGAGGCACGCTGAGCTCAATCTTTGTCTCTGCCAAAGACAGATCCCGTACAACCCGTCGGTGCTTCGAATGAACTCTGCTGGTCTTCGACTGACACCTAGAGCATATCGCCGTAAATCTGCCATCAGCCTCCAAAGAAAGAAGATTAGGGACGGTGCATGACTTTCTGACAAAGGCGCTCTTTTTTGGTTGCGAGGGACGAGACGGAGACCGGCGTGAACTTTTGAAGAACGATACGACAGCGAAAATGTCATAGTGTCATGCACCGTCCCCAGACATAGATTCAGAGATGTTTCAGATTGCCACGCCGCCTCTGGCGGCTCGCAATGACACATTTGCTTTTTCGTTGCATTAGGAAACTCTTGGCTTGGGCAGGGAGACCCTGCCCCTACAAAGGCTGACCTGCGAAACTCGTTGCACTACGCGCCCTTTTATCGTAGAATATCTTTCGACAAAACACTGATAGCTAGAGACCTGAAACGGCAATCTTAGATCTGAAATCTGCAATCTTAAATGTAGTTGCCGATGTAGCTCAGTGGTAGAGCAACGCATTCGTAATGCCATTCAGGGCGGTTTTTGGAAATGCTTAACGGGCGCAGAGTTATGGCAACTCCCTATCGTTCCAGACACTTTCACGGATTACACTATTTACATTACTCACACCATTTGCTACCATGTTTGACAGCAAGTTGGCACAAATCTGGCACAAGCGTGAATTGAAAGGACGGATGCTTCAGTAGAGCAATTCTTGTATGGGGAAATTTGCGTTTACAGCAGACGAGGTAGATGAAATCGTGTCGGCACCTAAGTACATCGAAGATCCTGGCGTGCTCAATCCAACTTCCGAATATGCCGACTACCCTGTGCACATGAAGGATGGTCGGAAGTACGACCTGATTTTTAGGTTCTTCGGCAACGGAACGTGTTTGCTTTTGCAGAACAAACCCATTAGGGGAATAAACTGGCACGCGCGACACCCGAACCCGGACGGCAGTTGTGTATTCGGATGGCACGAACACATATTTGATGATGCAAACGATAGCGAAAAGGTATTCGAGGTTCCGGTACTGAGAAGTGTAGGCAAGCGGGCTGATGCAAAAATAATTATTGAAATCTCGCGGAAACTGTGGAATATTGATGTGTGGGGTCCGATGGGAGGGCAACTCAGGTTACAGATGGAGACCTAATTTGGGCAACATGAGCGACGAGCTACCTGACCGCATAATACAGGAATATTTAAAGACCATAAGAGAGAACACCCTCTGGCAAAAGGTGGGAGATGAGTATGTGATATCAATGCCCTTTGTCGTAGCGAGCGGTCACTTTGTCGAGATTTTTGTCAGAGAAGTTGGCGATAACTTCATTGCCATATCCGACAAGAAAAATGCTCTGTCTGACCTATGGCTTAGCGGTGTGAAAATTCTTGGTCAGAAGAGGAAGATGGTGGAGGACATACTGAGCAAATATGACTTGAGTTTTGAAAAAGATGAAGTCCTTGCGCTCGCAAAGGTCGCAGAGGTTGGCGATGTGTTCAGCAGAGTAGTACAGGCTCTCATAAGAATCGGTGACCTCCGTCTCCTTCACAAAGTAACGCTAGTGACGGAGGAGCGCATAGCAAAAAGGTTGCGGAATGTCGTCCGTGGTATAGAACCACGTCCTCTAGCTGGTCCAAGAGCAGTTTTGCCCGGGCGGATTGAACCGACGCATCAAGTTGATTTTCTGTCTCTGAACGAACACAAGACGGCCGTTAAGGCCATAGATGCGAGGAAGAAACTCTCGCTCCAAGAGAAGGTTGAAGCTTGGGCGTTCAAGTTTGGCGACATGCGAGAGGCGGACCCCGATGTGAGAGCTGTCTGCGTCTATGACCGGGACAACGAGT
Proteins encoded in this window:
- the higA gene encoding addiction module antidote protein, HigA family, whose amino-acid sequence is MANKAGYKFEPDYAVHPGEILEETLEARGMKKISFAKRCGLSQKTVSQIINGKAPVTPETAIQFERVLGVSAAVWSNLNTFYHLHMARVSARKRLEKQVTWAKSFPLTELVKRGIIEEPPSQVGAVEALLNFLGVGSVQAWEERQKQLVQESTAYRHSPSFKSAPESVAVWLRIGKIHAEHIDTRPFSRVKFNSALEEIRTLTSQPAKVFGPKMKELCRKAGVALVFVSEFPGTHLSGAARWLTKDKALILLSLRHKLDDHLWFSFYHEAAHVLLHGKKKVFLDEAKGMQGGMESKADSFAANALVPERDYLAFVSQERFSKNSIMTFAKRIGIAPGIVVGRLQYDGKIPHWWHNDLKRGLRLVETTE
- a CDS encoding killer suppression protein; the protein is MNIDFKNKKLSKIFNSEGKLQKNYGKRMAQVIKRRMMILNAAPNLEDVCHLPPERRHELVGRRKGTFAVDLQHPKRLVFRPAHHPIPQRKEKGIDLKKVTAITILGVEDYH
- a CDS encoding transposase, whose product is MEADGRFTAICSRCQSKTSRVHSKHRRVVRDLSLAETKIELSVPLRKVYCASCGVRVEDLEFVRPWGRVTKRLANYIKDLCKRMTVKEVAEHVGLDWKTVKKIDKEALEEEFGDTDYGGLSILAIDEISRRKGHDYLTVVLDYLTGRVVWVGEGRDEKAVTAFFEGMTQGGLGTVLDILTFSLSYRSSKVHAGLRLVPRNRKRAPLSESHAPSLIFHSPSPILASRGATNAALFLSMFSRLPAPQSIRRQRDSGLLRLSRENSPQFRRA
- a CDS encoding DUF1828 domain-containing protein; this translates as MCGVRWEGNSGYRWRPNLGNMSDELPDRIIQEYLKTIRENTLWQKVGDEYVISMPFVVASGHFVEIFVREVGDNFIAISDKKNALSDLWLSGVKILGQKRKMVEDILSKYDLSFEKDEVLALAKVAEVGDVFSRVVQALIRIGDLRLLHKVTLVTEERIAKRLRNVVRGIEPRPLAGPRAVLPGRIEPTHQVDFLSLNEHKTAVKAIDARKKLSLQEKVEAWAFKFGDMREADPDVRAVCVYDRDNEYWSASLAQVAAARADIVVAIQEKEEIRKALVL